One segment of Drosophila ananassae strain 14024-0371.13 chromosome 3R, ASM1763931v2, whole genome shotgun sequence DNA contains the following:
- the LOC6497972 gene encoding cysteine protease ATG4B, translated as MLVGLSDQLSRIMESVFEAYLGPDSVLASAVGQAVGGGESEDIPRRNTDVWVLGKRYNAIQELELIRRDIQSRLWCTYRCGFAPLGEVQLTTDKGWGCMLRCGQMVLAQALIDLHLGRDWFWTPECRDATYLKIVNRFEDVKNSCYSIHQIALMGESQNKAVGEWLGPNTVAQILKKLVRFDDWCSLAVHVAMDSTVVLDDIYSLCREGDSWKPLLLVIPLRLGITDINPMYVPALKRCLELDSSCGMIGGRPNQALYFLGYVDDEVLYLDPHTTQRTGTVGQKTGVGEQEYDETYHQKHAARLNFSAMDPSLAVCFLCKTSDSFESLLTKFRQEVLGLCSPALFEISQTRAVDWDTAEDIEWPTMPDIDWPAGTSDSDSFAFVEESGDAGSSKNPSERTAV; from the exons ATGCTGGTTGGGCTCAGCGATCAGCTTTCGCGGATCATGGAGAGCGTATTCGAGGCATATCTGGGTCCTGACAGTGTCCTCGCCAGTGCCGTTGGCCAGGCGGTTGGCGGAGGCGAGTCGGAGGATATACCCAGACGGAACACAGATGTCTGGGTGCTGGGAAAGCGTTACAATGCCATACAGG aaCTCGAGCTCATCCGTCGCGATATTCAGTCCCGTCTATGGTGCACCTACCGATGTGGATTCGCGCCACTTGGAGAAGTCCAGCTCACCACCGACAAAGGCTGGGGCTGCATGCTGCGTTGTGGCCAAATGGTCCTCGCTCAGGCCTTGATTGATCTTCACCTGGGTCGCGACTGGTTTTGGACGCCGGAGTGTCGGGATGCTACCTACCTCAAGATTGTGAATCGGTTCGAGGACGTTAAGAACAGTTGCTATTCCATACACCAAATAGCCTTAATGGGGGAGTCTCAAAATAAAGCCGTAGGCGAGTGGCTTGGACCAAATACAGTAGCCCAGATCCTCAA aaaaCTTGTGCGCTTTGATGATTGGTGCTCCCTGGCGGTGCATGTTGCCATGGACAGCACAGTGGTTCTCGACGATATAT attctCTTTGTCGCGAGGGCGATTCATGGAAGCCACTTCTGCTAGTCATACCACTGCGTTTGGGAATCACAGATATCAACCCGATGTATGTGCCAGCCTTAAAGCGATGCCTTGAACTCGATAGTAGTTGCGGAATGATTGGCGGTCGCCCCAATCAGGCTCTGTACTTCTTAGGTTATGTGGACGATGAAGTTCTTTACCTGGATCCACACACAACACAACGAACCGGGACGGTGGGTCAGAAGACCGGCGTTGGTGAACAGGAATACGACGAAACCTATCATCAAAAGCACGCTGCCCGTCTCAACTTCTCCGCAATGGATCCCTCCCTGGCTGTTTGTTTTCTGTGCAAGACCAGTGATAGCTTTGAGTCCCTCCTGACAAAGTTCCGACAGGAAGTTCTCGGCTTGTGCTCCCCTGCGCTTTTTGAAATTAGCCAGACACGGGCTGTCGATTGGGATACGGCGGAAGACATTGAGTGGCCCACTATGCCGGATATTGACTGGCCGGCGGGTACGTCGGATTCCGATTCGTTTGCCTTTGTGG AAGAGAGCGGCGACGCCGGCAGCAGCAAAAATCCCAGTGAGAGAACCGCCGTTTGA
- the LOC6497971 gene encoding protein asteroid has translation MGVRGLTSYIAQRAEIYLKPYELHSTALVIDGDNLSCNLYKDVSGNYSAFGGDYDDFYRAVVQFFQVLAECNIRPYVLMDGGYEEKKLRTVSTRLRGKISVIKKINPNASITLFPLHLKEVFVDAVRDCGVPVMRCVFEADDELAALARKLNCPVLSYDSDFYIHNVKYIPLITLTVKVLTKQVKDKSTQIKARELRRNEAKHVEKRTKANKILNGIQTQSKATPPKSNIKTYKYLDCCIYRVEHLCGRGTLSPEKLPLFAALLGNDYIARSAFRNFFASGMGKAGRSRKLKQQQKRIQVTLKWLKEETAETALAKVLSRLKKAQRESLASQVNAAICGYSNELCHAYDFFEEQYENVFPYVEPVSEEELSDEEEEEIGEHLSEGDEDEVGEEEQVEDQEPEEHAQEEDPEEDEDDDEEVEEELEVEDKTLLFPPWFLKKLYPAHLSRFFVDLVHLRKYINNPQMEHFPYADSNELALPILNYVFSLLHNVEGEKTEPALDEEGSPLPIEFTYLTRALRVTNVRYYKIPIEKEPPYPFNPSSPDPRHLRHVFKSFVPHAETDKLFKKLDELPEDLRLYFLSIIYWIHRSEHCDQLHLHSLLLSLVVLRTIDVTIPAEREVKSFKKRFGKILKQERSVRDKEAAEGVKRGIKPSLLELPIPDRMPHVPKSDCYLTQERLLPHFHMQEIFKKKFDLYSSTVIHSFAEFQAVVFQLSGLNALLDFPLLNPRMNQLFCGAFVYNMYDLLKNRTDVRYHVEHFLLPDSKLMFDFYCYLYDWCVEFIPDWKAMEVDQSAIKAQQKKRLKKERQAARKAESKPVADPNADLVKSAEPDEDFLDLNNKFCGLKVA, from the exons ATGGGAGTCCGTGGCCTTACTAGCTACATTGCCCAACGCGCCGAGATCTATTTAAAGCCCTACGAACTCCACTCCACAGCGCTGGTCATTGATGGTGACAATTTGTCTTGCAACTTGTACAAAGATGTGTCTGGGAACTACTCTGCTTTTGGAGGAGATTACGATGACTTCTACCGGGCTGTGGTGCAGTTTTTCCAAGTTCTGGCGGAGTGTAATATCCGTCCATATGTCCTGATGGACGGAGGATATGAGGAGAAAAAGCTTCGGACGGTCAGCACGCGGTTAAGAGGAAAAATCAGCGTTATTAAGAAGATTAACCCCAATGCCTCCATTACTTTGTTTCCCTTGCACCTCAAAGAGGTTTTTGTGGATGCTGTGAGGGATTGCGGAGTCCCAGTGATGCGATGTGTCTTTGAGGCAGACGACGAGCTGGCGGCCTTAGCCAGGAAACTGAACTGCCCGGTACTCTCGTACGATTCGGATTTCTACATCCACAATGTGAAGTACATCCCGCTTATAACTTTGACTGTGAAG GTTCTTACCAAGCAAGTGAAGGACAAGAGCACTCAAATAAAGGCTCGTGAGCTGCGACGCAATGAAGCCAAACACGTGGAGAAGCGTacaaaggcaaacaaaattttgaatgGCATACAAACCCAATCAAAAGCGACACCTCCAAAATCAAATATAAAGACATACAAATACCTTGATTGTTGCATCTACCGAGTGGAACATCTCTGTGGTCGTGGCACTCTCAGCCCCGAAAAGTTGCCGCTGTTTGCTGCCCTCCTAGGTAACGATTACATTGCCAGAAGTGCCTTCAGAAACTTCTTTGCTAGTGGTATGGGAAAAGCGGGCAGGAGTCGCAAATtgaaacagcaacaaaaacgcATACAGGTTACTCTCAAATGGCTCAAGGAGGAGACCGCCGAGACGGCTTTGGCAAAAGTACTCTCCAGGCTGAAAAAG GCCCAACGAGAATCTCTGGCTTCTCAAGTCAATGCCGCCATTTGTGGTTACTCGAATGAGCTGTGTCATGCCTACGACTTCTTTGAAGAGCAGTATGAGAATGTTTTTCCATACGTAGAACCTGTAAGCGAAGAGGAACTCAGCGACGAGGAGGAAGAAGAAATTGGAGAACATCTATCCGAAGGTGATGAAGATGAGGTAGGAGAAGAGGAACAGGTCGAAGATCAAGAGCCAGAAGAACATGCACAAGAAGAAGATCCCGAGGAAGATGAGGATGATGACGAGGAGGTAGAAGAAGAATTAGAAGTGGAAGATAAGACTCTACTTTTCCCGCCATGGTTTTTAAAGAAGCTCTACCCAGCGCACCTGTCACGCTTCTTTGTGGATCTTGTCCACCTGAGAAAATACATCAACAACCCACAAATGGAGCACTTTCCCTATGCTGACTCCAACGAACTGGCTCTGCCCATCCTCAATTACGTTTTTTCCCTACTCCACAACGTTGAGGGGGAGAAAACAGAGCCCGCATTGGACGAAGAGGGATCACCTTTACCCATCGAGTTTACCTACCTCACAAGAGCGCTTCGAGTGACTAATGTGCGGTATTACAAAATACCTATTGAAAAGGAACCCCCCTATCCATTCAACCCATCTTCACCCGATCCCAGGCATTTGAGGCATGTCTTCAAATCATTTGTACCGCATGCCGAAACGGATAAGCTTTTCAAGAAGCTGGATGAGCTGCCTGAGGATCTGAGGCTATACTTTCTGTCTATTATCTATTGGATACATCGATCTGAGCACTGCGATCAATTGCATCTTCACTCCTTGCTGCTGAGCCTGGTAGTCCTCCGTACCATTGATGTTACCATACCTGCTGAGAGAGAGGTGAAATCATTTAAGAAACGATTCGGAAAAATCCTGAAACAGGAACGATCCGTGAGAGATAAGGAAGCGGCCGAAGGAGTCAAGCGTGGCATTAAACCATCCCTCTTGGAGCTTCCCATCCCCGACAGAATGCCTCACGTTCCGAAATCTGACTGCTATTTGACCCAGGAACGTCTGCTACCCCACTTTCACATGCAGGAGATTTTTAAGAAGAAATTCGATCTGTATTCTTCAACGGTCATCCATAGCTTCGCTGAGTTTCAGGCGGTTGTGTTTCAGCTTAGTGGGTTGAACGCCCTTCTGGACTTCCCCCTCTTGAATCCTAGGATGAATCAACTGTTTTGCGGGGCTTTCGTTTACAATATGTACGATCTACTCAAAAACCGTACGGACGTTCGTTATCACGTAGAGCATTTCCTGCTGCCCGACTCCAAGCTAATGTTTGACTTCTATTGTTATTTATACGATTGGTGTGTGGAGTTTATTCCCGATTGGAAGGCCATGGAAGTCGATCAGTCGGCCATTAAAGCCCAACAAAAAAAGAGGCTAAAGAAAGAGCGTCAGGCAGCTAGAAAAGCGGAATCGAAACCAGTTGCGGATCCCAATGCTGACTTGGTAAAGTCTGCTGAGCCAGATGAGGACTTTTTAGATTTGAACAACAAATTCTGCGGGCTAAAAGTTGCCTAA